The following coding sequences lie in one Treponema sp. OMZ 790 genomic window:
- the era gene encoding GTPase Era — protein sequence MKSGIVTIIGRPSAGKSTFLNTASGEKVSIVSSIPQTTRNAIRGIVNTTKGQIVFIDTPGYHKSEKKLNLKLQEIAKTRLEEGDAVLYLIDISREFGEEEKNICSLLNSLQGKTVIGLNKADLASTKTDGTPKPSANSKVDSVKNELLRLLPDIPQERIFEISALKDEGINEILASLMELLPEGEALYPEDIYTDQDVVFRITEIIREQAIAHTREEIPHSLYAGVEDAEMRKNGKELWVRAFLYVEKESQKAMLIGKGAAVIKSIRIKSMAEMRKIFPYKVQLDLQVRVNKNWRQKDNIIQKISY from the coding sequence ATGAAAAGCGGAATTGTAACGATAATAGGCCGCCCCTCAGCCGGAAAGTCAACATTTTTAAATACGGCTTCGGGCGAAAAAGTTTCGATTGTCTCATCAATTCCGCAAACAACCCGAAATGCAATAAGGGGTATCGTAAACACTACCAAGGGGCAGATAGTTTTTATCGATACCCCCGGCTACCACAAATCCGAAAAAAAGCTTAACCTAAAACTTCAAGAAATTGCAAAAACCCGTCTGGAAGAAGGGGATGCAGTCCTATACCTCATAGATATTTCAAGGGAATTCGGAGAAGAAGAAAAAAACATCTGCTCTCTTTTAAATTCCTTACAGGGAAAAACAGTAATAGGGCTCAACAAGGCCGACCTTGCCTCCACAAAGACAGACGGTACACCAAAACCCTCGGCAAACTCAAAAGTTGACAGTGTAAAAAATGAGCTTTTAAGGCTTTTACCCGATATTCCTCAAGAAAGAATCTTTGAAATTTCCGCCCTAAAGGATGAGGGCATAAATGAAATTTTAGCCTCCCTCATGGAACTTCTTCCCGAAGGAGAAGCCCTCTACCCCGAAGATATCTACACCGATCAGGATGTCGTCTTTAGGATTACCGAAATTATAAGGGAACAGGCCATAGCCCACACCAGAGAGGAAATTCCTCACTCCCTCTATGCAGGGGTAGAAGATGCAGAAATGCGTAAAAACGGCAAAGAACTTTGGGTGCGGGCCTTCCTCTATGTCGAAAAAGAAAGCCAGAAGGCCATGCTCATAGGCAAGGGAGCCGCCGTCATCAAAAGCATAAGAATAAAATCCATGGCCGAAATGCGTAAAATATTCCCTTATAAGGTTCAACTGGATCTTCAAGTCCGTGTCAACAAAAACTGGCGCCAAAAAGATAATATTATACAGAAGATTTCGTATTAG
- a CDS encoding ABC-2 transporter permease produces the protein MRQLILTHIRKIKNNKYFFLIAFLCGPILATANNPLMFFFPYLVSMHLFSGITKVERKEGIRQGEDILLNSLPVSRKEIVISRYLIILLFGLLMITTLLGVSFIVSFLLKKNFQIPGIIFLNFVIVQFIYNIFFIPLEYLSSAKSQIIKGVVYMGAIFVLSGIKKLNIYFLNFLNIFKENSSYVFIFAAIIILSIPISIFLSIKIYEKKEF, from the coding sequence ATGAGACAATTGATTTTAACACATATTAGAAAAATAAAGAATAACAAATACTTTTTTTTAATAGCCTTTTTATGCGGCCCTATCCTTGCAACTGCAAATAATCCTTTGATGTTTTTCTTCCCTTATCTTGTATCCATGCATCTGTTTTCGGGGATAACCAAAGTTGAACGCAAGGAGGGGATAAGACAGGGAGAAGATATTTTATTAAACTCCCTGCCTGTAAGCCGGAAAGAAATAGTTATCAGCCGCTACCTTATTATACTTTTATTCGGTCTTTTAATGATCACTACATTATTGGGAGTTAGTTTTATAGTATCTTTTTTACTTAAAAAAAACTTTCAAATACCGGGTATAATTTTTCTAAACTTTGTTATAGTTCAATTTATATATAATATTTTCTTTATTCCTTTGGAATATCTGAGTTCTGCCAAATCTCAAATCATCAAGGGAGTAGTATATATGGGGGCTATTTTTGTACTTTCAGGCATCAAAAAGTTAAATATCTATTTTTTAAATTTCTTAAATATCTTTAAAGAAAATTCTTCTTACGTATTTATCTTTGCAGCAATCATTATTTTGTCTATTCCTATTTCGATTTTTTTGAGCATTAAGATATATGAGAAAAAGGAATTTTAA
- a CDS encoding ABC transporter ATP-binding protein has product MIDYILNIKDLNKDYKTFSLKNINLQIPQGTVMGFIGANGAGKTTTIKLIMQLIKKDSGNIEIFGRSSKKDFNAIKQDIGFVYDEPCFYEQLKIRDMTKIIASFYGSWDWEVYKNYLSQFKLDENQKIMQLSKGMKTKYSLAVALSHHARLIIMDEPSSGLDPIIRRELLDIFYDVISDGKSSIFFSTHITSDLERIADYITFIKNGEIVFSKRKDDVFSEYSLVKGGLDELKDGIENKLIGIRKTGVGFEALTKEKQGLPSSLIMEKPSLEDIMFFYEKASN; this is encoded by the coding sequence ATGATTGATTATATTTTAAACATAAAAGACTTAAACAAGGATTATAAAACTTTTAGTCTTAAAAACATAAACTTGCAAATCCCTCAAGGGACGGTGATGGGGTTTATTGGAGCAAACGGAGCCGGAAAAACCACAACGATTAAGCTCATCATGCAGCTAATCAAAAAAGATTCAGGGAATATAGAAATTTTCGGCCGCTCTAGCAAAAAAGACTTTAACGCAATAAAACAAGATATAGGCTTTGTGTATGATGAGCCTTGTTTTTATGAGCAATTAAAGATAAGGGACATGACAAAGATTATCGCTTCATTTTACGGCTCTTGGGATTGGGAGGTTTACAAAAATTATCTTTCTCAATTTAAGCTGGATGAAAATCAAAAAATAATGCAGCTTTCAAAGGGAATGAAAACCAAGTACTCCCTTGCCGTCGCCCTATCCCATCATGCGAGGCTTATAATTATGGACGAGCCTTCAAGCGGATTAGATCCGATTATAAGGCGGGAGCTTTTGGATATTTTTTATGACGTAATAAGCGACGGAAAATCGAGCATCTTTTTTTCTACACATATTACAAGCGATTTGGAGCGCATTGCAGACTACATCACCTTTATCAAAAACGGAGAAATAGTTTTTTCAAAGAGAAAGGACGATGTTTTTTCGGAATACTCTCTGGTAAAAGGAGGTCTTGATGAGCTAAAAGACGGAATAGAAAATAAGCTTATAGGAATACGCAAAACCGGAGTAGGCTTTGAAGCCCTCACAAAAGAAAAACAAGGTCTTCCTTCAAGCCTAATAATGGAAAAGCCTTCTTTAGAAGACATCATGTTTTTTTATGAAAAGGCTTCAAATTAA
- the secA gene encoding preprotein translocase subunit SecA translates to MLDSIIKILFGSKHERDIKAMLPILHKINEKEAWALSLSEEEFKAKTNEFRERYQSGESLDSFIPEAFALAREAARRILGERPYDVQILGSLVLHSGKIVEMKTGEGKTLMSVAAAYLNSLTGKGVHIVTVNDYLAERDADWMRPVYSYLGVSVGVILSNMENDARRIEYNCDITYGTNNEFGFDYLRDNMQMRLKDKTQREFSFAIVDEIDSILIDEARTPLIISGAAEDDTQRFFEVDRLIGQLKEVEKNPETGEYPNELEGEEVIGDYTVDEKSKRISFTDSGMLHIQDILQRQGLIKSGNLFDEENFEYIHYFTQSVRAHILFHIDVDYVVQDGQVQIVDEFTGRVLEGRRYSDGLHQAIEAKEHIKIAQRNRTLATITFQNFFRMYDKLSGMTGTADTEAVEFTKIYNLDVVVIPTNLPVARKDEHDVIYLNENDKFEALCTEISEAYKRGQPVLVGTVSIEKSELISKLLTKRGVRHEVLNAKNHEREALIIAEAGAKGSVTIATNMAGRGTDIKLGGSPEMRAKKRTGTNPNPDYYEKVLAEEYAKWQADYNEVKSLGGLYVIGTERHESRRIDNQLRGRSGRQGDPGRSKFFLSLDDDLMRLFGGENLKNVMSKIGMQAGEPIEHPWINKSIEKAQTKVETRNFDIRKHLLEYDDVLNEQRSFIYEQRNAILADENLIERIYATLEEFISEKFDEYSSSSKSEKEESARRIKDIFREKFAYTLTEEDFSNIDKKNHEEEINEFVEHFTKELKEKEALAGKENLNMFIRYQYLQAIDKKWLDHLENLESLREAVYLRSYGQKNPLTEYKLEGFDIFYSMLDDIRIEIASRLVRVQISTEEEAHASRQMRSIQGNAQHNSMGSFSGAGQTALSSRSRPENAQVVRTVPKVGRNDPCPCGSGKKYKHCCGRNG, encoded by the coding sequence ATGTTAGATTCTATAATTAAAATTCTTTTCGGCTCGAAGCATGAGCGGGATATTAAGGCCATGCTTCCGATTTTACACAAGATAAACGAAAAAGAGGCTTGGGCTCTCTCCCTCTCCGAGGAGGAGTTTAAGGCAAAGACAAACGAGTTTAGGGAACGCTATCAATCCGGCGAATCCTTAGATTCCTTTATTCCTGAAGCCTTTGCCCTTGCACGCGAAGCGGCTAGACGTATCTTGGGTGAGCGTCCCTACGATGTTCAGATTTTAGGCTCCCTTGTTCTCCATTCGGGAAAGATTGTTGAAATGAAGACGGGTGAGGGTAAAACCCTTATGAGCGTTGCCGCCGCCTACCTAAACAGCTTGACCGGAAAGGGCGTTCACATTGTAACGGTAAACGATTACCTTGCAGAGCGCGATGCCGACTGGATGAGGCCTGTTTATTCTTATCTTGGAGTAAGTGTCGGAGTTATCCTTTCCAATATGGAAAACGATGCCCGCCGTATAGAATATAACTGCGATATAACCTATGGTACAAATAACGAGTTCGGTTTTGACTACCTCCGTGACAATATGCAGATGAGGCTGAAGGATAAGACCCAAAGGGAATTTTCCTTTGCAATCGTAGACGAAATCGACTCTATCTTGATAGACGAGGCAAGAACTCCCTTGATTATTTCCGGAGCTGCCGAAGACGACACTCAGCGTTTTTTTGAGGTTGACCGCCTCATAGGTCAATTAAAAGAGGTTGAAAAAAATCCCGAAACGGGAGAGTATCCTAATGAGCTTGAAGGCGAAGAAGTTATCGGGGATTATACGGTAGACGAAAAAAGTAAGCGCATTTCCTTTACCGATTCCGGTATGCTCCATATTCAGGACATCCTCCAAAGACAGGGGCTTATCAAAAGCGGAAACCTCTTTGATGAAGAAAACTTTGAGTACATTCACTATTTTACCCAGTCGGTGAGGGCCCATATTCTTTTCCATATAGATGTAGACTATGTTGTTCAGGACGGGCAGGTACAGATAGTAGACGAGTTTACGGGCCGTGTTTTGGAGGGACGCCGTTATTCTGACGGGCTCCATCAGGCTATCGAAGCTAAGGAGCATATTAAAATAGCTCAAAGGAATAGAACCCTTGCTACCATTACCTTCCAAAACTTTTTTAGAATGTATGACAAGCTTTCCGGCATGACCGGTACGGCCGATACGGAAGCCGTAGAGTTTACAAAGATTTATAACCTCGATGTTGTAGTTATTCCGACCAACCTTCCCGTTGCCCGAAAGGACGAACATGACGTAATCTATTTAAATGAGAACGACAAATTTGAAGCCCTTTGCACCGAAATAAGCGAGGCCTATAAGAGGGGACAGCCCGTTCTTGTAGGTACGGTTTCTATCGAAAAATCCGAGCTTATTTCAAAACTCTTGACAAAGAGGGGTGTAAGGCACGAGGTTTTAAACGCCAAGAATCACGAGAGAGAAGCCCTCATCATTGCAGAAGCCGGAGCAAAGGGCTCTGTTACCATAGCCACCAACATGGCAGGACGAGGTACCGACATTAAGCTGGGAGGAAGCCCCGAAATGCGCGCCAAAAAACGCACGGGAACAAATCCCAATCCCGATTATTACGAAAAGGTTCTTGCAGAAGAATATGCAAAATGGCAGGCTGACTATAACGAGGTAAAATCTCTTGGAGGCCTTTATGTAATAGGTACGGAGCGTCATGAAAGCCGCCGAATCGATAACCAGCTTCGAGGCCGCTCAGGCCGTCAGGGAGACCCGGGCCGCTCCAAATTCTTCCTTTCTCTCGATGACGATCTCATGAGGCTTTTCGGGGGAGAAAACTTAAAGAATGTTATGTCCAAGATCGGAATGCAGGCAGGGGAACCTATCGAGCATCCGTGGATAAATAAGAGTATTGAAAAGGCTCAGACAAAGGTAGAAACCAGAAACTTCGATATTCGAAAACACTTACTGGAATATGACGACGTATTAAACGAACAGCGCTCCTTTATCTATGAGCAGCGCAATGCAATCCTTGCAGACGAAAACCTCATCGAGCGCATTTATGCCACATTAGAAGAATTTATAAGCGAAAAATTCGATGAGTATAGTTCAAGCTCTAAATCCGAAAAGGAGGAAAGTGCGCGCCGTATAAAGGATATCTTTAGGGAAAAGTTTGCCTATACCCTGACCGAAGAAGATTTTTCAAACATCGACAAAAAGAATCATGAAGAAGAGATAAACGAATTTGTCGAGCATTTTACAAAGGAACTAAAAGAAAAAGAAGCTCTTGCCGGTAAGGAAAACTTAAACATGTTTATCCGCTATCAATACTTGCAGGCTATCGATAAAAAATGGCTCGACCATCTTGAAAATTTGGAATCTTTACGCGAGGCGGTTTATCTTCGCTCCTACGGACAAAAAAATCCTTTGACAGAGTACAAGCTTGAAGGCTTCGATATTTTTTATTCCATGCTTGACGATATAAGAATCGAAATTGCATCCCGTCTTGTCCGTGTTCAAATCAGCACGGAAGAAGAAGCCCATGCTTCACGGCAAATGCGTTCCATTCAGGGAAATGCCCAGCATAACTCGATGGGAAGTTTTTCGGGTGCAGGGCAGACAGCCCTTTCTTCTCGAAGCCGTCCCGAAAATGCTCAAGTTGTGCGTACCGTTCCCAAGGTAGGAAGAAACGATCCTTGTCCTTGCGGCAGCGGAAAAAAATACAAGCACTGCTGCGGAAGAAACGGATAA
- a CDS encoding RnfABCDGE type electron transport complex subunit B: MNIILLTLAVSLVLSLLLGLLLGFFKKIFYVEPDKTAAAVREVLPGANCGACGYPGCDGFAAAVAAGDAPVNGCPVGAAPVAQAIGKIMGVDASASARVAVLTCQGSHDVCKNKCDYIGVKTCKAAKISINGTKECDWGCIGLGDCEHACPFDAIHIKENGLPEVDYDKCTGCAVCVAQCPQHVLTTVPIDQKGAIALCSCKNPRKPQIMKNCKRGCIKCMKCEKNCPTGAIKVIDGIPKVDYALCDSCNKCVEGCPTKVLMLTENKIKFNSCASCEGCQSA; this comes from the coding sequence ATGAATATTATTTTATTGACCTTGGCCGTATCGCTCGTGTTGTCTCTTTTGTTGGGCCTTCTACTTGGCTTTTTTAAGAAAATATTTTATGTGGAACCGGACAAGACGGCAGCGGCCGTAAGAGAGGTTCTTCCGGGAGCAAACTGCGGAGCCTGCGGTTACCCCGGCTGTGACGGATTTGCTGCAGCAGTTGCGGCAGGAGATGCACCCGTAAACGGATGCCCTGTAGGAGCAGCCCCCGTAGCTCAAGCCATAGGAAAGATAATGGGAGTCGATGCTTCGGCTTCGGCGAGAGTTGCTGTTTTAACCTGCCAAGGCTCTCACGATGTCTGCAAAAACAAATGCGACTACATAGGAGTCAAAACCTGTAAGGCTGCAAAGATTTCGATCAACGGAACAAAGGAGTGTGATTGGGGATGCATAGGTCTCGGCGACTGCGAACATGCCTGCCCCTTTGATGCCATTCATATAAAAGAAAACGGACTTCCTGAAGTAGATTACGATAAGTGTACAGGCTGTGCCGTCTGCGTTGCCCAATGTCCGCAACACGTTTTAACCACTGTTCCTATCGATCAAAAAGGAGCTATAGCCCTCTGTTCATGCAAAAACCCGCGTAAGCCTCAGATTATGAAAAACTGTAAGCGAGGCTGCATAAAGTGTATGAAGTGTGAAAAGAACTGTCCTACGGGAGCCATAAAGGTAATAGACGGAATACCCAAGGTAGATTATGCTCTTTGCGATTCATGCAATAAGTGCGTTGAAGGCTGCCCCACAAAGGTTCTCATGCTTACAGAAAACAAGATAAAGTTTAACTCTTGTGCATCTTGCGAAGGCTGCCAAAGCGCATAA
- a CDS encoding GntR family transcriptional regulator has product MYEQVYSAIKKSILNGEIEEGAPLPSIRTLAKDLQISVITTKRAYDELERDGFIDSVQGKGSFVAYQNPERLKEAGRSIVEEKIAEAIDEAKRLKITEKEFLQIVKLLFDED; this is encoded by the coding sequence ATATACGAGCAAGTATATTCGGCCATAAAAAAGTCGATTTTAAACGGGGAAATAGAAGAAGGAGCCCCCCTCCCCTCTATAAGGACCTTGGCAAAGGACTTGCAAATTTCGGTTATCACAACCAAGAGGGCCTACGATGAATTGGAAAGGGACGGCTTTATAGACTCGGTTCAAGGAAAGGGCTCCTTTGTAGCCTACCAAAATCCTGAAAGGCTTAAAGAAGCCGGAAGGAGCATAGTTGAAGAAAAGATAGCCGAGGCCATCGATGAGGCCAAAAGGCTCAAGATAACGGAAAAAGAATTTTTACAAATTGTAAAACTTCTTTTTGATGAAGATTAA
- a CDS encoding elongation factor Tu, producing the protein MEYAYSISSIDKLKEYNLFLETHKSKIAAYIDFIQNSYSVKDLPEYIVFADFDMATKVHSSISIPAYTNEIRMIITPELNIWKSIYLKQLEVYKAEDVENIQSYYSNNINENTILQIIGHELMHQSELFLDDFDDEKKFEEGIWFEEGMVEYISKKFFLTTEELKKEKQINTSLVKLFEEKYGISSIENFGQETYDENYTSIFYNYWRSFLTIDILVQKFHTVFKVFEHYHNWDKAGRSIPLSKWFQI; encoded by the coding sequence ATGGAATATGCATATTCAATCAGCAGCATCGATAAACTTAAAGAATATAATTTATTTTTGGAAACTCATAAAAGTAAAATAGCGGCTTATATTGATTTTATTCAAAATTCCTACAGTGTAAAAGATCTGCCCGAATATATAGTTTTTGCAGATTTTGATATGGCAACAAAGGTACACAGCAGCATAAGTATTCCGGCATATACCAATGAAATTAGAATGATTATCACTCCTGAACTTAATATTTGGAAATCCATATATTTAAAACAACTCGAAGTTTACAAAGCCGAGGATGTGGAAAATATTCAAAGTTACTATTCAAATAACATAAATGAAAATACTATTTTGCAAATAATAGGACATGAATTAATGCATCAAAGCGAACTCTTTCTTGACGATTTTGACGATGAAAAAAAATTTGAAGAAGGAATTTGGTTTGAAGAAGGGATGGTTGAATATATAAGCAAAAAATTTTTTCTTACAACCGAAGAATTAAAAAAAGAAAAACAAATTAACACCAGTCTGGTCAAACTTTTTGAAGAAAAATACGGCATTTCATCTATAGAAAATTTCGGACAAGAAACCTACGACGAGAATTATACTTCAATTTTTTATAATTACTGGCGCAGTTTTTTGACTATCGACATTTTGGTTCAAAAATTCCATACAGTATTCAAAGTTTTTGAACACTACCATAATTGGGATAAGGCAGGACGTTCCATACCCTTATCAAAATGGTTTCAAATATAA
- the purN gene encoding phosphoribosylglycinamide formyltransferase encodes MKKKLVVLVSGNGSNLQAVIDGIKMSSIDYTIEAVVSNKKDAFALTRAEREGIKTLYLPFKKGSSRNEYDALLAEKVSGFKPDYVLLLGWMRILTDSFIASFKDRLINLHPALPGTFPGTEAIERQYEAFMKGEISRCGIMTHFVPDEGVDSGPVIFTEEVPIFENEGLEDFEKRVHEAEHALVIKTLQNLPEIR; translated from the coding sequence ATGAAGAAGAAGCTTGTGGTATTGGTTTCGGGGAATGGGTCTAATCTTCAAGCCGTAATCGACGGAATAAAAATGAGTTCCATTGATTACACGATTGAGGCTGTCGTTTCAAACAAAAAAGATGCCTTTGCCCTAACCCGTGCCGAAAGGGAAGGAATTAAAACCCTTTATCTTCCCTTTAAAAAAGGGTCATCCCGGAATGAGTATGATGCCCTTCTTGCCGAAAAGGTTAGCGGATTTAAACCGGACTATGTTTTGCTTTTGGGCTGGATGAGAATTTTAACGGATAGCTTTATAGCTTCATTTAAGGATAGGCTTATAAATCTTCATCCGGCCCTGCCCGGGACCTTTCCGGGAACGGAAGCTATAGAGCGGCAGTACGAGGCCTTTATGAAGGGGGAAATTTCGCGGTGCGGAATTATGACCCACTTTGTTCCCGATGAGGGAGTCGATTCGGGGCCTGTCATCTTTACCGAGGAAGTTCCGATTTTTGAAAATGAGGGATTAGAAGATTTTGAAAAAAGAGTGCACGAGGCGGAACACGCCCTTGTAATAAAAACGCTACAGAATTTGCCGGAGATTCGATAA
- a CDS encoding YoaK family protein, whose amino-acid sequence MLCPLKDLRFKVWIAFLTLLSGFINVGAILSFSLPVSHHTGNVSHLALSIANKNIEEILALIFIILAFFAGAFLSGLLFHERKFALKKRYGILLMSLALIFLSLALFKNQVPQNLKTSALSFAAGVQNAMFIFYGDILVRSTHITGYLTDAAFALAMCLRGKKDKFRFFIFYSLNILFFLSGGIIASLIKIDSFFLISAGLYFVAGLYYFLMRKKGKI is encoded by the coding sequence ATGCTCTGCCCTTTAAAAGACTTGAGATTTAAAGTATGGATAGCTTTTTTGACCCTTTTGTCCGGTTTTATAAATGTAGGAGCCATTCTTAGTTTTTCTTTACCTGTGAGCCATCATACGGGAAACGTAAGCCATCTGGCCCTTTCAATCGCAAATAAAAACATTGAAGAAATTTTAGCCCTTATCTTCATAATTCTTGCCTTTTTTGCAGGAGCTTTTTTGTCAGGCCTCTTGTTCCATGAAAGAAAATTTGCGTTAAAAAAAAGATACGGCATTTTATTGATGAGCCTTGCCTTAATATTTTTAAGCTTGGCCTTGTTCAAAAACCAAGTGCCGCAAAACCTAAAAACATCAGCCCTAAGCTTTGCTGCCGGAGTTCAAAATGCCATGTTTATCTTTTATGGAGACATCCTTGTAAGAAGCACCCACATAACGGGCTACCTCACAGATGCGGCCTTTGCCTTAGCCATGTGCCTCCGAGGCAAAAAAGACAAATTCCGTTTTTTTATCTTTTACAGCCTTAACATTCTTTTTTTCTTAAGCGGAGGAATTATAGCAAGTCTTATCAAAATTGACTCATTTTTTCTAATTTCAGCCGGTCTTTATTTTGTTGCAGGCCTTTACTATTTTTTAATGAGAAAAAAAGGGAAGATTTAA
- the purH gene encoding bifunctional phosphoribosylaminoimidazolecarboxamide formyltransferase/IMP cyclohydrolase, which translates to MGLVLASVSDKTGLKDFAACLKAAGYDFIASGGTAKTLEEAGIKVKEVSEYTSSPEILGGRVKTLHPMIHGGILARDTEEDRAELKALGFSEIDIVIANLYPFEKTISSPNSTESDCIENIDIGGVALLRAAAKNYSRVAIICDPADYDEISSEIEKVGEISLSLRKKLAIKAFDLCTRYDAAITSWLSRLDRLSHGMEEKTSLTLCAHPGQELRYGENPHQKAWLYTNEAETGPLGGRVLQGKELSYNNILDADAAWRAVSMFTKPAAVVVKHLTPCGLAEINEEDSKESAYSSPHSEVSSALRAAIDCDSVSAFGSIIALNRPFDKASFEALGTLFVECIIAPLFTEEAKELLAGKKNLRLIEAPFPQEKELYEYKSVLGGFLKQEKDLGDPESTEYKDAASRKATPLERSLLLFAMKACTMVKSNAILLAAPIDPSNPQKGFCSVGIGCGQPNRVDAARQAIERAGERVKDAVLASDAFFPFPDTIEEAGKAGIKAVIQPGGSIRDDLSIEECNKHGMAMLVTGVRHFKH; encoded by the coding sequence ATGGGATTGGTATTGGCATCGGTTTCGGATAAGACGGGTTTAAAGGATTTTGCGGCTTGCTTAAAAGCGGCAGGTTATGATTTTATTGCCTCAGGAGGAACTGCAAAGACCTTGGAAGAGGCAGGCATTAAGGTAAAAGAGGTTTCCGAATATACCTCTTCGCCTGAAATTTTAGGCGGAAGGGTTAAGACCCTTCATCCCATGATTCACGGCGGCATTTTAGCCCGCGATACCGAGGAGGATAGGGCCGAGCTCAAGGCCCTGGGCTTTAGCGAAATCGACATTGTGATAGCCAACCTATATCCATTTGAAAAAACTATAAGCTCTCCAAATTCGACTGAGAGCGATTGTATCGAAAACATAGACATAGGAGGAGTTGCTCTTTTAAGGGCAGCCGCAAAAAACTATTCCCGGGTTGCAATTATCTGCGACCCCGCCGACTATGACGAAATTTCTTCCGAAATCGAAAAGGTGGGAGAAATTTCTCTTTCTCTACGCAAAAAGTTGGCAATAAAGGCCTTTGATCTTTGTACCCGCTACGATGCGGCAATAACCTCTTGGCTTAGCAGGCTAGACCGGCTTAGCCATGGTATGGAAGAAAAGACTTCCCTTACACTTTGTGCCCATCCGGGGCAAGAGTTGCGTTATGGGGAAAATCCTCACCAAAAGGCATGGCTTTATACAAACGAGGCTGAGACCGGCCCCTTAGGAGGCAGGGTCTTACAGGGAAAGGAGCTGTCCTATAACAACATCCTCGATGCCGATGCTGCATGGAGGGCTGTTTCCATGTTTACAAAACCTGCAGCCGTTGTGGTAAAACACCTCACCCCCTGCGGCCTTGCCGAAATAAACGAGGAGGATTCAAAAGAATCCGCATACTCTTCTCCCCATTCCGAAGTTTCTTCCGCCCTAAGGGCAGCCATCGACTGCGACTCTGTTTCGGCTTTTGGAAGTATAATCGCCTTAAACCGCCCCTTCGATAAGGCTTCGTTTGAAGCCCTTGGAACCTTGTTTGTCGAGTGTATTATCGCCCCTCTTTTTACCGAAGAAGCAAAAGAACTTTTGGCGGGCAAAAAAAACTTACGCCTCATCGAAGCTCCTTTCCCTCAGGAAAAAGAACTTTATGAATATAAGTCTGTCTTGGGAGGCTTTTTAAAGCAGGAAAAAGATTTAGGCGACCCTGAAAGCACGGAATATAAGGACGCAGCTTCAAGGAAAGCAACTCCCCTTGAAAGGTCTCTTTTACTATTTGCCATGAAGGCTTGCACCATGGTTAAGTCCAATGCCATTCTTCTCGCCGCCCCGATAGATCCTTCAAATCCCCAAAAAGGTTTTTGCTCCGTCGGCATAGGCTGCGGCCAGCCCAACAGAGTTGATGCCGCCCGCCAAGCCATCGAAAGAGCAGGAGAGCGGGTAAAGGATGCCGTCCTTGCCTCAGATGCCTTCTTCCCATTTCCCGACACAATCGAAGAAGCCGGCAAGGCCGGAATAAAGGCCGTAATCCAGCCCGGCGGCTCAATCCGAGACGACTTAAGCATTGAAGAATGTAACAAACACGGAATGGCTATGCTGGTAACGGGAGTAAGACACTTTAAGCATTAG